The Acaryochloris sp. CCMEE 5410 genome includes the window GATGTGTCCAGTCTTCATCTTCTTGATCAAGGAAGTTACGAATTTTCTGAACTTTGGTCTGATCAATCTGTAGGGTTTCAACAAAGCTCAGCAGATGCTGATTGCGCTCTTGCAACAAATCCTTTGCCCCTTGAAATTGCTCGTATCGCACTTCAGTTTGAAGTTGTTCCTGCACATCTTGGAGGAGTGGTTGAATCAGCGCTAAGGGTAAAACACCAGCAGCAAATTCCCGTAGCGCTCGCCGCTGCGCCTGTGCCTCGTCTTTTGCCTGTTGAAGTTGACGTTCCAATTGACTCCTTTCGGCAGCAATCTTGCCACCCTTAGCTAGAAAACGTTCTTGAGCTTCATTCAGATTTTTTTTCTCTTCATCCAGCTCAGAGTAGACGGAAGTGTTGTGCTTCTTGGCTGACAGGCGTTGGGCTTCTAGTTCCGCCAGCTTTTGTTCGATTGTTTCCAGCGTTTGACTTTCTTGATTACTGGAGATGGCTTTACTCTTTCGGGATGCCAAGATTCCTAAATCTGCCGATAGGCGGTCAGGGAGTTCTAAGCCTAGGAGCGAACGCATGGCCCCTACAACTACCGAAGGTAACTCATCCTGTTCGGCTAGTTCTTTTACCTGCTCTCCGTCAAATAGAAATAAATTGGCAATACCTAAGGGCAACAAGTCCTCAATGCGTTGGTCCCAAGTTTTCGTTAATGCTGGATCTAGCTCTCCATCTACAAGGATGTCCAGTTTATCTCGACTACTTTTAGTGTCTTTTGTCCAGCTCCGACAGATCTGAAAAGTAGTGGGCTGAACTGCATTATTCAGAGTCAGCTGAAGTGATAGCTCAACTGCCGTGGGTTCCCCATTGGTTTGCTGATTGATAGTTTGAACCAGAAAATCTTTATAGGCCAGATTCCCCCGAGTGGAACAAGGAGCCCGATGCCCATAAAGTGCTAGGCGGATAGCATCCATAAGCGTGGTTTTGCCTCCACCGTTCATACCTCCAAACAAAATAATGGGTTGAGCACTGTCCAGAGGGGCTAAGTGAATGACCTGTCGTCCACGATAAGGACCAAAATTTTGGAGCACCAGTTCTTGAAAAATCACAGGAGCTACTTCCTCTCACCAAATTTCAGATTAGCCCAAGACTCAGATTGATTGTCGGCGCTAGGGTCTACATTGTGTGCATGGGTACTCTCTTCTAAAGAATTTGAGTTAGAGTTGCCCACTTCTCCTTGGGAAAAAAGTTTTTTAAGGGTTTCTGCTTCACCAGCGCTTGCTGCCTGCTGAATACGACGACGGTTATGAGCATATGCCATCGCCTCATCCCTTTCGCGAGAGCTGGTAGTAAAGGGCTTTTCTAGAGCGTCAATGATGCCTTTACGACGGGACATAGTTTGATACTGCCGCTCGATGTCCAGCAATCGAGCAATCAATTCAAACTGCATCGAGTTGTCGCAAATTTCTTCTAAAGTGCTCCATTCGTCTTCGCCCAGAAGAGAATTACCGCTGTTCGGGCGTGAATCCTGGAAGGGTTCTCCGGTAATAGTTTCATATATTAGCGGCAGTGAATCATCAAATTCATGGAACTCTTCTAGCCAGATGCGGCGTATTTCGCTGAGTTCATCATCCGTTATGAGTTCAATATCTTGCATGGCTTCAGGAGCGTTGCGTCGAGCCGCAGCCTGAGTGGAAAGAACTCGCCGGAGCCATTCTTCACGCCAATGCTTCGTGTAAGGTCCTGGTATATTGACAACTTCAGTTGTACCTGAATCTTGAGCTGCCCGCTCATACAATTGAACATGCCCCTGCCTGCGTCTAAAGTCTCGCCTATCATGGTCGTTCTCTACGTCTAGCTCATTGCGAAGATTGAGCAAGGGTTGCATCCACTCCTTTTCAGCATCATTCTGAATCATGGCTTCCATTGATTTATCTTTGGAAACCAGGGTGCAGACCCAACAGCCAAATCGAGAACTGCCGCAACTTGGGGTTGATGTGTCAATGACAAGGGGGCATTCATTGTCTGCAGTTGCCCCTCGATACATGGTGAATAGTTCTTTATTGCTATTACCCCAAGGATTGGGCCACTGCATAAGATACATCCAAACCTCATCCGTGCGCCAATCTTCAATAGGAGTGTAAATAAGAGAATTAGGGCGACTGGGGTTGTAGTTGAGGTGAGAAAACACACGCCATTTACGGTGTTCTGCCATTAAAGCTGAACGACTAGCACTTTCGGCTTTGCGAGTACCCAGCACTAGAATGACTTCGCCACTTTCTCGAATCTTCTCACGAATGTAGTTGTCGGAGGGGCGGATTTTGAGGCGTTCTGTGCACCAGCGAAAGCCTTGGCGCGGAGCAGGATAACCTTTGCCAATGAGATTGACCCAAAAGGTGTCTTTAACCGCTGGTTTGAGGAGTACCGGTTTGACAGGCATATTCTGAGCTTGGGCTGCTTTTAGCATTTGATCGAGAGATTTGCTGACCCAAGCAGCAACGACAGGGTTCTCAACCAGAGTGTCTGTGGTGATAACGTGAACGGTTTTTGTGCGCTTTTCTAGGGGGAGTGCGGCGATGGCATTCCAAACCAGCTGCAAGATCACTGTTGAATCTTTCCCGCCTGAATAGCCGATAATCCAGGGTAGAGCGTCCTGGGTATAGAGTTGCTGAATTTCAGCAGTTAATGCCTGAATATCTTCGATCAGGTTGGAGACATTTCTTTGAGTGCTATTAGTAATGTTGGACGAGTTCGCTTCAATCATAAATATCCCTAGAGTGCGAGTACGTTTTTAATTACGTACAGTCAGTAATACATCAAGATTATCTTCCTGCTAAAGCATGGACTCGCTCTAAGTTTTCCTCCTCCGTAGTTAGAGGCAATCCTAACGCCTTCTTCACATAGGCTGTTAAGAAATTTATACTGGCTCTAGATTTTGAGAGCCGACCCGCAGACATAATGCGCCCTTCCCAATCTGGATTAGAGCGACGCCAATCAATTTTTCGTAATCCTCTAAGCAGCTCTGCCCAGTCTCCATCAGGATAAATCGTAGTTAATGCTGCACCTGCGCCCCCCAGTCCTGCCAAGGTAACGGCATGGCTATGCACATATTCTCGGCGAATTTCCCCTGCACTGACTTCTTTGAGCATTACCTGATGCCAATCCAAAATATTTTGGCTCACAGCAGCCCAGAAGCGGGTTGCAAGATTGATTTTTGCCTCAAGCTCAACCTCTTTGTGGTTCACAAGTAAATGTTGAGTGGCGCTGTAGATAGAACTCAGGGTGAAAAGCTTGCTAGAGCGAACAGGAAGATTGCTCCGTTCAGTGCTAGTAAGTTTGCTAAAAACCGGAACTCGTTTGACGACCTCTTTAGAAAGGATTGCCTTCTGATCCCGATAATCGTAAAGGATATTCAAGGAAGCGTCAGGCCGTGAAGCATAACGGTTTAGATCTGTGAACATCTGCTGCGAACGTTTAAGCCCTAGATCGCGGAAAAAGACGACCGCAATGGTCTCATCCCCTAGCTCAGGGTTATCCTTTAAAGCTTGTTCAAAGGCTGCGCGGCGGTGTTGACCGTCATTGATTACAAACCGAGCATCCATTGGAATCTTTAGTTGTCCAATGTCCTCTCCAGCAAGGGCTTCAAAGTTGATGCTGGAGTTCACAGAGACAGTGATTGCTGAAAATACATAGTCCTTAGGGTTGTCGAGGATATAGCGAGCAATGTCTGGAACTCTGTGTTTATTAAGGATTCGCTGCGATCTCATCTCAGCTGGAATTTCCTCGTCATCAAACGAGAAAAGTTTGGGAATCAGCCTTACCGGACACATCGAGACGTAGTACTCATGCCCAGCCTGAATACCTCTTATAGCTGGAAAAACATACTCGAATGGTAGGGTCATAGCTTTAGAAGCCTGAAAATGGAATAAAGAAAATTGCGCAGGACAATTAAACACAGGAATATCACTTTTTACGTAATATTCTGATTAGATTACAAGCAATCTTAAGGCACGTATGTAAAAAATAGCAAACATTATGCTATTTTTTACATACGTACTGTCTACGAACAGCCTATCTAAAGAGCCAGTGTCTTACTGATGCTTTGGCGTGTTGATATGTGTTCCGCTAAGCTTGAGCATGTACTCATAAAGTTTGGCGAGGCTAAGCTGTGGTTGCTTTCTTAGAAGAAGTGGATTTTCTTAAACAAGAAGTTGAGGAAGAAATCCGACTGGAAGCAGAGAATTTACTCTCTAGCTACAGTCAATTCCACGATGTTTTAGCCGAAAGTCTTCAAAACGCTGTCGATTCAGTAGATGATAGATACCATCAAGAACCTACAACGGCAGTCGCAAAAATATCACTAAAATTTGATATTCCTAAGCGGACTATTACTGTCACTGATACGGGTACAGGAATGCCTTGGTCAGTACTTAAAAATGCATTAAAGCCAAACGTAACATACAAGAGAGTCTCTAAATCTTCAGGAAAGCAGCGTCGTTCTAGAGGCGAAAAGGGAGTTGGTTTTTCTTTTTTAACATTTACTTCAAATCGTATAAGAGTAAAAACTTGCAATGGTACTGAAACAATTGAAGTTGTTGTAGAAGGAGCACATGACTATGTAAAGGGTATAACTGGGGAACGCCCAATGCTCAAACCTATGAATTCTACGCCAGATGGAGTTAGCCGCGAACTTGGCTCTACAAAATATACAGTACTTGAGATGACTGATGTTTCCACAGTTGACTACTGTGATCGAGATATTTTTGATATATCACTACCAGAGTTAATGTGGACATTAAGAACGAGAACCGCAGTGGGTAATACAGATCCAGTCGTTTCTAATAGAACTCCTGAGCCTGAAATCGAAATTACGCTTCAGTATATTTCTGTGGAAGGAGAAGAAACAATAAAACAAGTCCCATACTGCTATGAATCTCCTGAGGAATTAATCTCAGAACAAAGCAAAATCTCTTTTGAAAAGTTTCAAGATTATGTAGAGAAGAGAAAGCTACATCTAGCAAGAGGGAAAGCCCTAGTCTACAGAAATACGTTAACTACAGCAAGTGGGCGTTCTATTCATTGCTATTCATTTTCGATGGCTCCTAAAGCCTTTGACGATCTCACGAGTGACATGAGTTCTGAAGAAGGCTGGTCACCACCCAGCTGGGTAGGAATTCATATTGCAACTCGTGGAATGCCAACTGGAATATTTATTGAACCCCCTATAACTGGCTCTGCTTTCTATTGGCGTCGTGTTTTTATGCTACTTCAAGACGATGAAATGAATTTTGACGTAGGTAGAAAAACACTAAGAGGAAGAGCTAAGCCGATGATGCAAGATATTTCCAAAACCATATGGAAGGACATTCTTGGTTATCTTCAATCTCTCACACCAGCAGATCCTGAAGCAGTTACTAGAAGGAAGCAAGGCAAACTACAATTATTGTTTCAGAAAGCTCATGAGTGGAAAGACCTAAACTTCGGCGCGATTCAATATAAAAAGGAGCCACAGCGAGAGCAAATGGTCGTGGCATTGTTTTATGAGTTGGTTGGAGCTAATATCTTAAAAGGCTATCAAACTCTCAGAAATAACACTATTGATCAGTATGATGCTTTTATTTATTACTCAATACCGAAAAAGCATATTGGTAAGTTTCAAGCAAATAGTATAAGAGAAGAATTATTAGAAGATCAAATAATCATTGAATTTAAGCATAAAGCTGAAGATATTTTAAGAGATATACTAGATAATAAGAAGACATATCAAGATATAAATCTTCTTGTTTGCTGGAAGTTAAATAAGAGTAAATTTGAAAAGAATAATATAGATGTTGAACTAGTGCCAGAGGAATCAGTTTATTATTTTGGTTCAACTCACATTCTTTACTTTCCAGGTATATATCAGGCGGGAGAAAGTCTAACAGTGATAGAGCTTAAAACATTTCTAGATCGAACTCGCCCTTCTTAAAAAGAGTTTTATTCTGTTGACTAAGTATTTCAATAGTAGAGAATTGAATATGCTCAAATTATCTGGTTCCTGAAGTTAATTATTAAGTTGCCTGCTTAAACCTAACTGATTTCTGAACGAATTTTGTCCTGTATTTGTATAGATGTCTTGCCAGTCCATTGGGTTTGTAAACTGGCCAAGCCAACTTCAGCATATCTTGATATCAAGTCCATTAATTGCTGAGAATCGCCAGGTTCGGGTTGACCATTTCGCTTCTGAAGTGAATGAAG containing:
- the dndD gene encoding DNA sulfur modification protein DndD, whose translation is MIFQELVLQNFGPYRGRQVIHLAPLDSAQPIILFGGMNGGGKTTLMDAIRLALYGHRAPCSTRGNLAYKDFLVQTINQQTNGEPTAVELSLQLTLNNAVQPTTFQICRSWTKDTKSSRDKLDILVDGELDPALTKTWDQRIEDLLPLGIANLFLFDGEQVKELAEQDELPSVVVGAMRSLLGLELPDRLSADLGILASRKSKAISSNQESQTLETIEQKLAELEAQRLSAKKHNTSVYSELDEEKKNLNEAQERFLAKGGKIAAERSQLERQLQQAKDEAQAQRRALREFAAGVLPLALIQPLLQDVQEQLQTEVRYEQFQGAKDLLQERNQHLLSFVETLQIDQTKVQKIRNFLDQEDEDWTHPQTQPWLNATADHLHQLTQILNHSLPAQQQLVQERLNALQAIEETAETAERYMATAASPETYEKLSQQVTEAQNKVAKLTVKHEQTQREYDKITQKIAQIKKELLSYSQTTLEQLDDEHILKSISTVQEKLQIFKQRLKLQKLNQLETLVTQCFLHLLHKSNLVHRVEIDTEAFTLSLFDQTGQSVPKHRLSAGEKQLLAIALLWGLAQASGRQLPIAIDTPLGRLDSSHRKNIVKRYFPQASHQVLLLSTDTEIGKPEIKELRKNKAISREYLLHYDAKMKQTQVQTGYFWK
- the dndB gene encoding DNA sulfur modification protein DndB, with amino-acid sequence MTLPFEYVFPAIRGIQAGHEYYVSMCPVRLIPKLFSFDDEEIPAEMRSQRILNKHRVPDIARYILDNPKDYVFSAITVSVNSSINFEALAGEDIGQLKIPMDARFVINDGQHRRAAFEQALKDNPELGDETIAVVFFRDLGLKRSQQMFTDLNRYASRPDASLNILYDYRDQKAILSKEVVKRVPVFSKLTSTERSNLPVRSSKLFTLSSIYSATQHLLVNHKEVELEAKINLATRFWAAVSQNILDWHQVMLKEVSAGEIRREYVHSHAVTLAGLGGAGAALTTIYPDGDWAELLRGLRKIDWRRSNPDWEGRIMSAGRLSKSRASINFLTAYVKKALGLPLTTEEENLERVHALAGR
- the dndC gene encoding DNA phosphorothioation system sulfurtransferase DndC, whose translation is MIEANSSNITNSTQRNVSNLIEDIQALTAEIQQLYTQDALPWIIGYSGGKDSTVILQLVWNAIAALPLEKRTKTVHVITTDTLVENPVVAAWVSKSLDQMLKAAQAQNMPVKPVLLKPAVKDTFWVNLIGKGYPAPRQGFRWCTERLKIRPSDNYIREKIRESGEVILVLGTRKAESASRSALMAEHRKWRVFSHLNYNPSRPNSLIYTPIEDWRTDEVWMYLMQWPNPWGNSNKELFTMYRGATADNECPLVIDTSTPSCGSSRFGCWVCTLVSKDKSMEAMIQNDAEKEWMQPLLNLRNELDVENDHDRRDFRRRQGHVQLYERAAQDSGTTEVVNIPGPYTKHWREEWLRRVLSTQAAARRNAPEAMQDIELITDDELSEIRRIWLEEFHEFDDSLPLIYETITGEPFQDSRPNSGNSLLGEDEWSTLEEICDNSMQFELIARLLDIERQYQTMSRRKGIIDALEKPFTTSSRERDEAMAYAHNRRRIQQAASAGEAETLKKLFSQGEVGNSNSNSLEESTHAHNVDPSADNQSESWANLKFGERK
- a CDS encoding ATP-binding protein, giving the protein MVAFLEEVDFLKQEVEEEIRLEAENLLSSYSQFHDVLAESLQNAVDSVDDRYHQEPTTAVAKISLKFDIPKRTITVTDTGTGMPWSVLKNALKPNVTYKRVSKSSGKQRRSRGEKGVGFSFLTFTSNRIRVKTCNGTETIEVVVEGAHDYVKGITGERPMLKPMNSTPDGVSRELGSTKYTVLEMTDVSTVDYCDRDIFDISLPELMWTLRTRTAVGNTDPVVSNRTPEPEIEITLQYISVEGEETIKQVPYCYESPEELISEQSKISFEKFQDYVEKRKLHLARGKALVYRNTLTTASGRSIHCYSFSMAPKAFDDLTSDMSSEEGWSPPSWVGIHIATRGMPTGIFIEPPITGSAFYWRRVFMLLQDDEMNFDVGRKTLRGRAKPMMQDISKTIWKDILGYLQSLTPADPEAVTRRKQGKLQLLFQKAHEWKDLNFGAIQYKKEPQREQMVVALFYELVGANILKGYQTLRNNTIDQYDAFIYYSIPKKHIGKFQANSIREELLEDQIIIEFKHKAEDILRDILDNKKTYQDINLLVCWKLNKSKFEKNNIDVELVPEESVYYFGSTHILYFPGIYQAGESLTVIELKTFLDRTRPS